A single genomic interval of Hyphomicrobium methylovorum harbors:
- a CDS encoding CBS domain-containing protein — MRVADLLDGKEQQLLTIKPNETVGLLARKLQRYRVGVMVVSRDGQTIDGIVSERDIAYSLAERRGELHLCPVSAIMTRKVVTCTPSTKLDEVMHLMQQYHIRHIPVSDNGRLSGIIGMRDMMEFRLQEVEKRCKAVGHWAALTE, encoded by the coding sequence AGCTTCTGACCATCAAGCCAAACGAGACCGTTGGCCTCTTGGCCCGCAAGCTTCAGCGCTACCGTGTCGGCGTCATGGTTGTCAGCCGCGATGGACAAACAATCGACGGCATCGTTTCCGAGCGCGATATTGCCTATAGCCTGGCCGAACGTCGTGGCGAGCTGCACCTGTGCCCGGTCTCAGCGATCATGACTCGCAAAGTGGTTACGTGTACGCCCTCGACCAAATTGGACGAGGTGATGCATCTTATGCAGCAGTATCACATTCGTCATATTCCGGTGTCGGACAACGGCCGATTAAGTGGGATTATCGGCATGCGGGATATGATGGAGTTCCGCCTGCAAGAGGTCGAAAAGCGGTGCAAGGCCGTTGGACACTGGGCTGCATTGACCGAGTAG